In Cupriavidus taiwanensis, the following are encoded in one genomic region:
- a CDS encoding Bug family tripartite tricarboxylate transporter substrate binding protein, with amino-acid sequence MPNSSRLLPRLSFRSAARVAALCAAAVSTVSLPVHAQGEWPAQPVTILMGFTAGSGVDIVGRTLQESLQKSLKTTIVYDYRPGAGGNVASEVVAHARPDGYTLLLGTAATHGINPALYKTLPFDADADFTPIAPLVEVSNVLTINPAVLDVKSVREFIEKVKANPGKYNFASTGNGTGTHLAFAEFNARAGLDMVHVPYKGGPDALQAVVKGEVCCIFNQVQSVLPQYRAGKVRLLGVTTKQRVQVIPDVPTIAESGLPGFNSTIWFGLFGPKGLDPKIARKVNDAVKVALETPAIRQKLIDAGNTPRVETVDQFKATVKADRQKWAGVVKTVGASID; translated from the coding sequence ATGCCAAATTCGTCCCGCCTGCTTCCGCGCTTGTCCTTCCGTTCCGCCGCCCGCGTGGCCGCGCTGTGTGCCGCCGCCGTCAGCACGGTCAGCCTGCCCGTCCACGCGCAAGGTGAATGGCCGGCGCAGCCGGTGACGATCCTGATGGGCTTCACCGCCGGCTCCGGTGTCGACATCGTCGGCCGCACGCTGCAGGAATCGCTGCAGAAGTCGCTGAAGACCACCATCGTCTATGACTACCGGCCGGGCGCCGGCGGCAACGTGGCTTCGGAGGTGGTGGCGCATGCCAGGCCGGACGGCTATACGCTGCTGCTCGGCACCGCCGCCACGCACGGCATCAACCCGGCACTGTACAAGACGCTGCCGTTCGATGCCGATGCGGATTTCACCCCGATCGCGCCGCTGGTCGAGGTCTCCAACGTGCTGACCATCAACCCGGCGGTGCTCGACGTCAAGTCGGTCAGGGAATTCATCGAGAAGGTCAAGGCCAATCCCGGCAAGTACAACTTTGCCTCCACCGGCAACGGGACCGGCACGCACCTGGCGTTTGCCGAGTTCAATGCGCGCGCCGGGCTGGACATGGTGCACGTGCCCTACAAGGGCGGCCCCGACGCGCTGCAGGCGGTGGTGAAGGGCGAGGTCTGCTGCATCTTCAACCAGGTGCAGAGCGTGCTGCCGCAGTACCGCGCCGGCAAGGTGCGGCTGCTGGGCGTGACCACCAAGCAGCGCGTGCAGGTGATCCCCGACGTGCCGACCATTGCCGAGAGCGGCCTGCCCGGCTTCAACAGCACCATCTGGTTCGGCCTGTTCGGACCCAAAGGGCTGGACCCGAAGATCGCGCGCAAGGTCAATGACGCGGTCAAGGTGGCGCTGGAAACGCCGGCGATCCGCCAGAAGCTGATCGATGCCGGCAACACGCCGCGGGTCGAGACCGTGGACCAGTTCAAGGCCACGGTGAAGGCCGACCGCCAGAAGTGGGCGGGCGTGGTCAAGACCGTGGGCGCGTCGATCGACTGA
- a CDS encoding helix-turn-helix transcriptional regulator, with protein MSDTQMHDTIRALYEGIFDADAWQRSLGALCQASGSSHAHLLVLDTVHERVLVHQEVNPMPEAVAAYREQFAAIDPALPFARRMAVGSWYIDSRELGPQVMRKSPFYGEFLRPIEQSSVMACLVERQPHYDVFLSLQRPHGHDHFSPEDARALDWAIPHVRQAMALRERTHQVSALAHASSQLMERLPFGVIVFRDDGKPLLANSIGETWVRRLLPAVSIETSAAAPFAAREDGGWTLSRPFAEALRAVCSPATVQPAQALRAVDGAGRQAQVILLPLPPAHHLALDWQRPSVLVAIHEPGAAPMTLPTVLRDLYGLTPAEIRLALQLSTGIGLPEACELIGIRRETGRTQLKAIFTKTGTGTQAQLAHLLTRLGVRA; from the coding sequence ATGAGCGACACACAGATGCACGACACCATTCGCGCGCTGTACGAGGGGATTTTCGACGCCGACGCCTGGCAGCGCAGTCTGGGCGCGCTGTGCCAGGCCAGCGGCAGCAGTCACGCGCACCTGCTCGTGCTCGACACCGTGCACGAGCGCGTGCTGGTGCACCAGGAGGTCAACCCGATGCCCGAGGCGGTGGCCGCCTACCGCGAACAGTTCGCCGCGATCGATCCGGCGCTGCCGTTCGCGCGGCGCATGGCGGTGGGCAGCTGGTATATCGATTCGCGCGAGCTGGGCCCGCAGGTCATGCGCAAGTCGCCCTTCTACGGCGAGTTCCTGCGCCCGATCGAACAGTCATCGGTGATGGCCTGCCTGGTCGAGCGCCAGCCGCACTACGACGTATTCCTGTCGCTGCAGCGCCCGCACGGCCACGACCACTTCTCGCCCGAGGACGCACGCGCGCTCGACTGGGCGATCCCGCACGTGCGCCAGGCCATGGCGCTGCGCGAGCGCACCCACCAGGTATCGGCGCTGGCGCATGCGTCGTCGCAGTTGATGGAGCGGCTGCCGTTCGGCGTGATCGTGTTCCGCGACGACGGCAAGCCGCTGCTGGCCAACAGCATCGGCGAAACCTGGGTGCGCAGGCTGCTGCCGGCGGTGTCGATCGAAACCAGCGCCGCGGCGCCGTTCGCCGCGCGCGAGGATGGCGGCTGGACCCTGTCGCGCCCGTTCGCCGAGGCGCTGCGGGCGGTGTGCAGCCCCGCCACCGTGCAGCCGGCGCAGGCACTGCGCGCCGTCGATGGCGCGGGCCGGCAGGCGCAGGTGATCCTGCTGCCGCTGCCCCCGGCCCATCACCTGGCGCTGGACTGGCAGCGCCCCAGCGTGCTGGTGGCGATTCACGAGCCAGGCGCCGCGCCGATGACGCTGCCCACCGTGTTGCGCGACCTCTACGGCCTGACGCCGGCGGAAATACGGCTGGCCTTGCAGCTGTCCACGGGCATCGGCCTGCCCGAGGCCTGCGAGCTGATCGGCATCCGGCGCGAGACCGGACGCACGCAGCTCAAGGCCATCTTCACCAAGACCGGGACCGGCACGCAGGCGCAACTGGCGCACCTGCTGACGCGGCTGGGGGTGCGGGCCTAG
- a CDS encoding helix-turn-helix transcriptional regulator yields MNEADMHGAIRGLYEGILDPGAWQDSLRTLTELAGTAHASMMVWDTVRDQVTVNEIVNPVVELFTEYEADYQAIDPAKQFAPRLQPGDWYIDARELGEGTMARHPFYRDFFHRYGLRSYVACLVERQPHCEVYFSMQRAQRQPLFSTADTGGLDWIIPHMRSAMAMRDRTLGLTVLARLSTQLVERLNFALLVFSPQRHVLLCNRAGERWARRLDPAGKVSDWTLSRPFADMVQAACDPRRAVAAQAARATSGGATAQVIVLPLPPSHAFAAQWQEPAALVIVHEQDRAPLLLGPVLRDLYGLTPAETRLSVQLAHGEGLPEASQQLGIRHETARTQLKAVFHKTGCNSQAQLTHLLSRLGAALDQG; encoded by the coding sequence ATGAATGAAGCCGACATGCACGGAGCCATCCGCGGCTTGTACGAGGGCATTCTGGATCCCGGGGCCTGGCAGGACAGCCTGCGCACCCTGACCGAGCTGGCCGGCACGGCACATGCCTCGATGATGGTCTGGGACACGGTGCGCGACCAGGTCACCGTCAACGAGATCGTCAATCCGGTGGTCGAGCTGTTCACCGAATACGAAGCGGATTACCAGGCCATCGACCCGGCCAAGCAGTTCGCGCCGCGCCTGCAGCCGGGCGACTGGTATATCGACGCGCGCGAACTGGGCGAAGGCACCATGGCGCGCCATCCGTTCTACCGCGACTTCTTCCACCGCTATGGCCTGCGCTCCTACGTCGCCTGCCTGGTGGAGCGCCAGCCCCATTGCGAAGTCTATTTCTCGATGCAGCGCGCGCAGCGGCAGCCGCTGTTCTCGACCGCCGACACCGGCGGCCTGGACTGGATCATCCCGCATATGCGCAGCGCCATGGCGATGCGCGACCGCACGCTCGGGCTGACGGTGCTGGCGCGGCTGTCGACGCAGCTGGTCGAGCGGCTCAATTTCGCGCTGCTGGTGTTTTCGCCGCAGCGCCATGTGCTGCTGTGCAACCGCGCCGGCGAACGCTGGGCGCGGCGGCTGGACCCGGCCGGCAAGGTGTCCGACTGGACTCTGTCGCGGCCCTTCGCCGACATGGTCCAGGCAGCCTGCGACCCGCGCCGCGCCGTGGCCGCGCAGGCGGCACGCGCCACCAGCGGCGGCGCCACGGCGCAGGTCATCGTGCTGCCGCTGCCGCCCTCGCACGCCTTTGCCGCGCAGTGGCAGGAACCCGCCGCGCTGGTGATCGTGCATGAGCAGGACCGCGCGCCGCTATTGCTCGGGCCCGTGCTGCGCGACCTGTACGGGCTGACGCCGGCTGAAACCCGGCTGAGCGTGCAGCTGGCCCACGGCGAGGGCTTGCCCGAAGCCAGCCAGCAGCTTGGCATCCGCCACGAGACCGCGCGCACGCAGCTCAAGGCGGTATTCCACAAGACCGGCTGCAACAGCCAGGCCCAACTCACGCATCTGCTCTCGCGCCTTGGCGCGGCGCTGGATCAGGGCTGA